TTCCACAGGCGGGCGGCGCGCGCGGTGCGGGCCGCGGGGCGGTCCCTCGGGCGGATCGTCGGCCTCATGGCCGACCTCCAGGGCCCGAAGGTGAGGTTCGGCGACTTCGGACAGGCGGTGCCGATCCGGCGCGGAATGCCGCTGGTGCTGACCGTCCGCCCCGCGGCGGCCGACCCGGAGCGCGGCGTCCTCCCCGTCGACTACCCGCATCTTCCCCGCGAGGCGGAACCGGGACACGAGATCCTGGTCGGCGACGGCGCGGTGCGCCTGAAGGTCCGGCGAGTGAGGGGGGAGCGCGTCTACTGCACGGTGATCGAGGGGACGGAGATCTCACCGCGGACCGGCTTCCACCTGCCCCAGGCCAAGCCGCACGGGCCGGCCCTCACGGCCAAGGACCGCCGGGATCTGACCCTCGCCGTCGAGCTGGGCGTCGACGCCGTCGCCCTGTCGTTCGTCCGCACGGGAGAGGACGTGGCGCTGGCGCGGCGGCTGCTCCGGCGCCGCGGGAGCGAGGCGCTGATCGTCGCCAAGATCGAAACGCCGCAGGCCCTCGACAACCTGGACGAGATCCTCGCCGCGGCCGACGGCGTCATGGTCGCGCGCGGCGATCTGGGGGTCGCCCTGCCCCCGGAACGCGTTCCGGTCGAGCAGAAGCGCATCATCGAGGCGGCGACCGCCTCGGGAAAGCCGGTGATCACCGCCACCCAGATGCTCGAGTCGATGCGCTACGCCACGCGCCCCACCCGCGCCGAGGCGTCGGACGTCGCGAACGCCGTGTGGGACGGATCGTGGGCGCTGATGCTGTCGGCGGAGACGGCCACGGGGCATCACCCCGTGGAAGCCGTCCGCATGATGAAGCGGATCATCGAGGCGGCGGAGCGCCGGTTGTTCAAGTTGCCGCGCCGCCGGAGGGCTCCGGGGCCCGTACCCGTCTCGGAGGGGATCGCCGAGGCGGCCACGTGGATCGCGTTCGACGTCGGCGCCCGGGCGATCGTCGCGCTGACGCGGAGCGGCGCCACCGCGCGCCAGGTCGCCCGCTTCGCCCCCTCCCTTCCGGTGTACGGCTACACCCCGAACCGGGAGGCGCTCGGGAGGATGACGCTCTACCGGGGGGTCGTACCGCGCCCGCTCCGGATGCAGCGAACGTTCAGCGCCGCCATTCGGGCGGTCAACGCCGACCTCAAGCGGCGGGGCGAGGCGCGGCGGGGGGAGCTGGTCGTCATCCTGGGCGGCTCTCCGGACGAACCGCTCGGCGTCACCAACCGGCTCGTCGTCCACCAGATCCGCTGACCGGTTTCCGGCGGGCCGCCGGCCGGCACGCGGCCGCCGTTCGGCGCCGCTCCCGCTCGCGGCCGCGATGCCGGGCGCTCCCTCGCCTCGACCTCCGGGAGGGGCGTCAAACCACCCGGCGGGCGACCGGCCGCTCGCCGGCGACGAACAGAAGATGCGCGCTCACCGGCGCGCCGAACCGCGCGAGCAACGCGGCGTCGTACAACTCGAGCTGGGGCGCATAGCGCGCCTCGAGGCGATCGAGCTCCTCGCCGTCCGACCAGGCATCGGTCTTGTAGTCGACGATCCGCCAGCCGTCCCCTTCGC
This DNA window, taken from Acidobacteriota bacterium, encodes the following:
- the pyk gene encoding pyruvate kinase codes for the protein MALPADHRLTRIVATIGPATISPARLRLMVAAGMDVARLNMSHGDASFHRRAARAVRAAGRSLGRIVGLMADLQGPKVRFGDFGQAVPIRRGMPLVLTVRPAAADPERGVLPVDYPHLPREAEPGHEILVGDGAVRLKVRRVRGERVYCTVIEGTEISPRTGFHLPQAKPHGPALTAKDRRDLTLAVELGVDAVALSFVRTGEDVALARRLLRRRGSEALIVAKIETPQALDNLDEILAAADGVMVARGDLGVALPPERVPVEQKRIIEAATASGKPVITATQMLESMRYATRPTRAEASDVANAVWDGSWALMLSAETATGHHPVEAVRMMKRIIEAAERRLFKLPRRRRAPGPVPVSEGIAEAATWIAFDVGARAIVALTRSGATARQVARFAPSLPVYGYTPNREALGRMTLYRGVVPRPLRMQRTFSAAIRAVNADLKRRGEARRGELVVILGGSPDEPLGVTNRLVVHQIR